The Lutibacter profundi genome includes a region encoding these proteins:
- a CDS encoding NRDE family protein — translation MCTVTFLPLTNNDFILTSNRDEQRLRETLPPKSYIENGVEMVFPKDKIAGGTWIGISSKNRLVCVLNGAFKKHVKKKKYKKSRGVIAKEILKEDNFIQYIECLNLKGIEPFTMVIVDWNNKQLNLYELIWDEEKIYFTKLKNEPKVWSSSTLYSDVIKEKRKQWFGNWVRTNQFTSNAILSFHHSEKGDKKQSVLMKRSSVETVSITSVKKEGASIKMLYEDVVHHKKSTFNFL, via the coding sequence ATGTGTACCGTTACTTTTCTTCCTTTAACCAATAACGATTTCATTTTAACATCAAATAGAGATGAACAACGATTGAGGGAAACATTACCTCCAAAAAGTTATATTGAAAATGGTGTAGAAATGGTATTTCCAAAAGATAAAATTGCGGGTGGAACTTGGATTGGTATAAGTTCTAAAAATAGATTGGTGTGTGTGTTAAATGGAGCTTTTAAAAAGCATGTAAAGAAAAAAAAGTACAAGAAAAGTAGAGGTGTAATTGCCAAAGAAATATTAAAAGAAGATAATTTTATTCAATATATTGAATGTTTAAATTTAAAAGGTATTGAGCCTTTTACAATGGTTATTGTTGATTGGAATAATAAGCAATTAAATTTATATGAATTAATTTGGGATGAAGAAAAAATATATTTTACCAAATTAAAGAATGAACCAAAAGTTTGGTCATCTTCTACATTGTATTCAGATGTAATAAAAGAAAAACGTAAACAATGGTTTGGGAATTGGGTTCGTACAAATCAATTTACTTCCAACGCTATTTTAAGTTTCCATCATTCGGAAAAAGGAGACAAAAAACAGTCGGTTTTAATGAAGCGTTCTTCTGTTGAAACAGTAAGTATTACTTCGGTAAAAAAAGAAGGAGCCTCCATTAAAATGTTGTACGAAGATGTTGTACACCATAAAAAATCAACATTCAATTTCCTATAA
- the pruA gene encoding L-glutamate gamma-semialdehyde dehydrogenase: MATGFYKVPKAVNEAVKSYASGTQERKDLLDTYKKMYNEQVDIPFYIGGKEYRTGKTIDIHPPHDHKHTVGKYHTAEKEHLELAITEAIKARKKWAATSWEHRAAIFLKAAELLAGPFRNKMNAATMIAQSKNVMQAEIDAACELIDFFRFNVEFMTEIYNNQPQSSPGIWNRMEYRPLEGFVYAITPFNFTSIAGNLPAAPALMGNVVIWKPARSQVYSANVIMEIFKAAGLPDGVINMVTGNSSMITDVILNNAEFSGVHFTGSTPVFNSFWETIGKNMNNYKSYPRIVGETGGKDFIWAHPSANAQEIATAISRGAFEYQGQKCSAASRAYLPKSLWGAIKKAVLKDVNSFKMGSPEDTSNFINAVIDDRAFTKLSGYIDQAKKDADAEIIVGGGYDDSVGYFIEPTIIVTTNPQYKTMCTELFGPIITIFIYEDDQWEEILDVLDNTSEYALTGAIFSGDRYVIDIATDKLENAAGNFYINDKPTGAVVGQQPFGGARGSGTNDKAGSVWNLLRWVSNRTIKETFVPPTDYRYPFLEE; encoded by the coding sequence ATGGCAACAGGATTTTATAAAGTACCAAAAGCAGTTAATGAGGCTGTAAAGTCGTACGCCTCTGGAACTCAAGAACGTAAAGATTTGTTAGATACATACAAAAAAATGTACAATGAACAAGTTGATATTCCATTCTATATTGGCGGGAAAGAATATAGGACAGGAAAAACAATAGATATTCATCCACCTCATGACCATAAACATACCGTTGGAAAATATCATACAGCAGAAAAAGAGCATCTTGAATTAGCTATAACAGAGGCCATAAAGGCTCGTAAAAAATGGGCGGCAACAAGTTGGGAACACCGAGCTGCTATTTTCTTGAAAGCTGCAGAATTATTAGCGGGTCCATTTAGAAACAAAATGAATGCTGCAACGATGATTGCACAATCTAAAAATGTAATGCAAGCTGAAATTGATGCTGCATGTGAATTGATAGACTTTTTCCGCTTTAATGTGGAGTTTATGACTGAAATATACAACAATCAACCACAATCATCACCTGGAATATGGAATCGTATGGAATATCGTCCACTCGAAGGTTTTGTATATGCAATTACTCCTTTTAACTTCACATCAATTGCAGGAAATTTACCTGCGGCTCCGGCATTAATGGGAAATGTTGTTATTTGGAAACCTGCAAGGTCTCAAGTATATTCAGCAAATGTGATTATGGAAATATTTAAAGCTGCTGGTTTACCTGATGGTGTTATTAATATGGTTACTGGCAACTCAAGCATGATTACTGATGTAATTTTAAATAATGCTGAATTTTCTGGAGTTCATTTCACAGGGTCAACACCTGTGTTCAACAGCTTTTGGGAAACTATTGGTAAAAATATGAATAACTACAAATCTTACCCAAGAATTGTAGGAGAAACTGGTGGTAAAGATTTTATTTGGGCTCATCCATCTGCAAATGCTCAGGAAATTGCCACAGCTATTTCAAGAGGTGCTTTTGAATACCAAGGACAAAAATGTTCAGCTGCATCACGTGCATACTTACCAAAAAGTTTATGGGGAGCAATTAAAAAAGCTGTTTTAAAAGATGTGAATTCATTTAAAATGGGCTCACCTGAAGATACTTCAAACTTTATAAATGCAGTAATTGATGATAGAGCTTTTACCAAGTTATCTGGCTATATTGATCAAGCTAAAAAAGATGCAGATGCTGAAATTATAGTAGGTGGAGGTTATGATGATTCTGTAGGATATTTTATTGAACCAACTATTATTGTAACAACAAACCCTCAATACAAAACTATGTGTACTGAATTGTTTGGACCAATTATTACTATATTTATTTATGAAGATGACCAATGGGAAGAAATTTTAGATGTTTTAGATAATACAAGTGAATATGCTTTAACTGGAGCCATTTTTAGTGGAGATCGTTACGTTATAGACATTGCTACTGATAAACTTGAAAATGCAGCTGGTAATTTTTATATCAATGACAAACCTACTGGAGCTGTTGTTGGTCAACAACCTTTTGGTGGAGCAAGAGGTTCAGGAACAAATGATAAGGCTGGGTCTGTGTGGAATTTATTACGTTGGGTTAGTAACCGTACCATAAAAGAAACTTTTGTACCTCCAACAGATTATAGATATCCTTTTTTAGAGGAATAA
- the rsmG gene encoding 16S rRNA (guanine(527)-N(7))-methyltransferase RsmG, with protein sequence MKIISKYFPNLSEIQIEQFSKLEELYKEWNAQINVISRKDIDELYVRHVLHSLGIAKVQPFQPNTFVLDVGTGGGFPGIPLAILFPETKFYLVDSIGKKIKVVNEVVTALGLKNIKTEAIRAENVKGEFDFIVSRAVTNMDNFVKWTRNKIAKKQKHELKNGILYLKGGDLTEELANFPKATQYNLDNYFEEEFYETKKIVHIPLKKR encoded by the coding sequence ATGAAAATAATTTCAAAATACTTTCCAAATTTATCTGAAATTCAAATTGAACAGTTTTCAAAATTAGAAGAATTGTACAAAGAATGGAACGCACAAATTAATGTAATTTCAAGAAAAGATATTGATGAGTTATATGTTCGCCATGTATTACATTCATTAGGTATTGCAAAAGTTCAACCATTTCAACCAAATACTTTTGTTTTAGATGTAGGTACTGGAGGAGGTTTTCCAGGGATTCCATTGGCAATATTATTTCCTGAAACTAAATTTTATTTGGTTGATTCAATTGGAAAAAAAATTAAAGTTGTAAATGAAGTTGTTACCGCACTTGGTTTAAAAAATATTAAAACAGAAGCTATTAGAGCTGAAAATGTAAAAGGTGAGTTTGATTTTATAGTGAGTAGAGCTGTAACCAATATGGATAATTTTGTAAAGTGGACTCGCAATAAAATTGCTAAAAAACAGAAACACGAGTTAAAAAATGGAATTTTATATTTAAAAGGAGGTGATTTAACGGAAGAGTTGGCTAATTTCCCTAAAGCAACACAATATAATTTGGACAATTATTTTGAAGAAGAATTCTATGAAACTAAAAAGATAGTGCATATTCCCTTGAAAAAAAGATGA
- a CDS encoding fatty acid desaturase family protein: MSNNTIHFSRVDKAKFFRTLNKRVNTYFKENKIKRTGNWILYTKAIIMFAVFLIPLILILTVSMPQWALLALTVIIGIGMAGVGMNVMHDSNHDSFSSKKWVNKLMGSSIYILAGNVYNWKVQHNVLHHTFTNIQGYDEDIDAGRIIRFSKHTKWLKIHKFQKYYSFLLYGLLTINWAITTDFKQMHKYLKRKLSYGKFPNPTKEWTVLIITKIVYYSLWIVLPLVVLDIAWWKVLIGFFVMHYTAGIILSVIFQLAHVVPSTDMPIPNKEGNLEHTWAVHQLFTTSNFAPKNKFISWYTGGLNHQVEHHIFPHISHIHYEKIAKIVKETAQEFNLPYNEYKTFRKAIIEHFNQLKMLGAKPTYA, from the coding sequence ATGAGTAACAACACAATACATTTTTCAAGAGTTGATAAAGCAAAATTCTTCAGAACATTAAACAAACGAGTTAATACCTACTTTAAAGAAAATAAAATTAAACGAACAGGTAATTGGATACTATATACGAAAGCAATTATAATGTTTGCTGTATTTTTAATTCCTTTAATTTTAATATTAACTGTTTCTATGCCACAGTGGGCACTACTGGCATTAACGGTTATTATAGGAATAGGAATGGCTGGCGTTGGCATGAATGTAATGCACGATAGTAACCATGATTCCTTTTCTAGTAAAAAATGGGTAAATAAACTAATGGGAAGTAGTATTTACATTTTAGCTGGAAATGTTTACAATTGGAAAGTTCAACACAATGTATTACATCACACATTTACCAATATTCAAGGTTATGATGAAGATATTGATGCAGGGAGAATTATTCGTTTTTCAAAACATACGAAATGGTTAAAAATTCACAAGTTTCAAAAATATTATTCGTTTTTATTATACGGTTTGTTGACCATAAATTGGGCTATTACAACCGATTTTAAGCAAATGCATAAATACTTGAAGCGTAAACTTTCATATGGAAAATTTCCTAACCCAACAAAAGAGTGGACTGTTTTAATAATTACTAAAATAGTGTATTATTCTCTTTGGATTGTATTACCGCTAGTTGTTTTAGATATTGCTTGGTGGAAAGTATTAATTGGCTTTTTTGTGATGCATTATACTGCTGGAATAATTTTAAGTGTCATTTTTCAATTGGCTCATGTAGTACCAAGTACAGATATGCCTATACCAAACAAAGAAGGGAATTTAGAACATACTTGGGCTGTTCATCAACTATTTACAACATCTAATTTTGCTCCAAAAAATAAATTCATATCGTGGTATACAGGTGGATTAAACCATCAGGTTGAACATCATATTTTTCCTCATATTTCTCATATTCATTATGAAAAAATAGCAAAAATAGTTAAGGAAACTGCACAAGAATTTAACTTACCTTACAACGAATATAAAACTTTTAGAAAAGCAATTATTGAACATTTTAACCAACTAAAAATGCTAGGAGCAAAACCTACTTACGCATAA
- a CDS encoding pyridoxal phosphate-dependent aminotransferase — MSNQLSNRINSLPISATLAMAAKARELKTEGKDIISLSLGEPDFNTPNFIKEAAIQAIHDNYSSYSPVDGYLDLKKAICKKFKRDNNLEYNPSQIVVSTGAKQSLANVAMVLLNPGDEVLLPAPYWVSYSAISILAEATYKEIPSTIETNFKITPQQLEAAITPKTKLIFFNSPNNPSGSIYNEDEYRALAKVLEKYPYIYIISDEIYEHINYGEPSFSFAAIESMYNRTITVNGVAKAFAMTGWRIGYIGAPEWIAKACTKMQGQITSGANSIAQRATITALEAPVSKIQYMVDEFQNRRDMVLNLLGKIEGFKLNVPSGAFYVFPNISYFLGKEIKGYKINTAADFSMFLLEKANVATVTGDAFGAPNCIRISYAASETQLREAIKRIKEALS, encoded by the coding sequence ATGAGCAATCAACTCTCAAACAGAATTAACAGTTTACCTATTTCAGCAACTTTGGCAATGGCAGCTAAAGCTAGAGAATTAAAAACTGAAGGAAAAGACATCATCAGTTTAAGTTTAGGGGAACCCGATTTTAATACGCCCAATTTTATTAAAGAAGCTGCTATACAAGCTATTCATGATAATTATAGCTCTTATAGCCCTGTAGATGGTTATTTAGATTTAAAAAAAGCAATTTGTAAAAAATTTAAACGCGATAATAATTTAGAATACAACCCAAGCCAAATTGTAGTTTCAACAGGGGCAAAACAGTCTTTAGCGAACGTTGCAATGGTATTATTAAATCCGGGTGACGAAGTATTACTTCCTGCACCTTATTGGGTAAGTTATTCTGCTATATCTATTTTGGCTGAAGCTACCTATAAAGAAATTCCTTCAACTATTGAAACTAATTTTAAAATTACACCTCAACAGTTAGAAGCTGCAATTACACCTAAAACTAAATTAATTTTCTTTAATTCTCCCAATAATCCAAGTGGTTCAATTTATAATGAAGATGAATATAGGGCTTTAGCAAAAGTTTTAGAAAAATATCCATATATATATATTATTTCTGATGAAATTTATGAACATATAAATTATGGTGAACCTAGTTTTAGCTTTGCTGCTATTGAAAGTATGTATAACAGAACTATTACTGTAAACGGTGTGGCAAAAGCTTTTGCTATGACTGGCTGGAGAATAGGCTACATAGGCGCACCAGAATGGATTGCCAAAGCTTGTACTAAAATGCAAGGGCAAATTACTTCAGGGGCAAACAGTATTGCTCAAAGAGCAACTATAACAGCTTTAGAAGCTCCCGTTTCTAAAATTCAGTATATGGTTGATGAATTTCAAAATCGTAGAGATATGGTTTTAAATTTGTTAGGTAAAATTGAAGGTTTCAAATTAAATGTTCCTAGTGGTGCTTTTTATGTTTTTCCTAATATTTCTTATTTTTTAGGAAAAGAAATTAAAGGTTATAAAATTAATACTGCTGCAGACTTTTCTATGTTTTTATTAGAAAAAGCAAATGTTGCAACAGTAACAGGTGATGCCTTTGGGGCTCCTAATTGCATTAGAATATCGTATGCCGCATCAGAAACTCAATTAAGAGAAGCTATCAAAAGAATTAAAGAAGCTCTAAGTTAA
- a CDS encoding dodecin family protein, translating into MSVMKVIEVMASSDKSWEDATRKAVSHAGKSINHIKSAFVQSQSVVVNGGNVEAFRVNVKITFEVK; encoded by the coding sequence ATGTCAGTAATGAAAGTAATTGAGGTAATGGCAAGTTCTGACAAAAGTTGGGAAGATGCTACTAGAAAAGCAGTATCACATGCTGGAAAAAGTATCAATCATATTAAATCTGCATTTGTACAATCACAAAGCGTTGTTGTTAACGGTGGCAACGTTGAAGCATTCAGAGTAAATGTAAAAATTACTTTTGAAGTGAAATAA
- a CDS encoding thioredoxin domain-containing protein, translating to MPEQYKYTNNLIHETSPYLLQHAHNPVNWYAWNNETLELAKKENKLIIISIGYSSCHWCHVMEHESFENEEVAKVMNENFISIKVDREERPDIDQVYMNAVQLMTGRGGWPLNCIALPDGRPIWGGTYFPKENWINALNQLADLFKNTPEKAIEYAEQLTEGIKKSELVFLKKTHTENTVSNLNLAVKTWEETMDFDLGGRKGAIKFPMPNNYEFLLRYAVQAENNKILNYVNTTLTNMAYGGINDQVGGGFARYSTDEKWHIPHFEKMLYDNGQLVSLYSKAFQATKNELYESTVYHTLNFIERELTSNEGAFYSSLDADSNNAKNELEEGAYYVWKKEHLKTILGDDFKLFSDYYNINNYGFWENNNYVLIRKSSNAEIAKKHSISISKLKDKVTTWQKLLLKERGKREKPRLDDKTLTSWNALMLKGYIDAYTVFNEKHFLEIAVKNATFIYTKQLQENGSLNHNYKNGKSTINGYLEDYATVIDAYIALYEITFNELWLNTAKQLTDYTFDHFYDVEKSMFYFTSDEDTNLITRKMEIEDNVIPASNSIMAKNLFKLSHYYSNNYYLKVSKQMLENVKENTQQYGSGYSNWLQLLANYVGNYYEVAISGKNAFDKIVELNQKYIPNKLIAGSTKKSNLPLMEGRYNENETLIYICVDGACQLPVNNTKEALNQLKIKF from the coding sequence ATGCCTGAACAATATAAGTATACCAACAATTTAATCCATGAAACTAGCCCTTACCTACTTCAACATGCTCATAATCCTGTTAATTGGTATGCTTGGAATAATGAAACTCTTGAACTTGCTAAAAAAGAAAATAAACTTATTATTATTTCAATAGGGTATTCCTCTTGTCACTGGTGCCATGTTATGGAGCATGAAAGCTTTGAAAATGAAGAAGTTGCTAAGGTTATGAATGAAAATTTTATAAGTATTAAAGTAGATAGAGAAGAGCGTCCAGATATAGATCAAGTTTATATGAATGCCGTACAATTAATGACTGGCAGAGGCGGTTGGCCTTTAAATTGTATTGCTCTGCCCGATGGAAGACCTATTTGGGGAGGTACCTATTTTCCTAAAGAGAATTGGATAAATGCACTAAATCAACTAGCCGACTTGTTTAAAAATACTCCTGAAAAAGCAATAGAATATGCAGAACAACTAACAGAAGGCATTAAAAAATCAGAATTAGTTTTCTTAAAAAAAACGCATACAGAAAATACGGTTTCAAATTTAAATTTAGCAGTAAAAACGTGGGAAGAAACTATGGATTTTGATTTAGGAGGAAGAAAAGGAGCCATAAAATTTCCAATGCCTAACAATTATGAATTTTTATTGCGATATGCCGTTCAAGCAGAAAATAATAAAATATTAAACTATGTTAATACAACGCTAACCAATATGGCGTATGGAGGTATTAACGACCAGGTTGGCGGAGGATTTGCTAGATACTCAACAGATGAAAAATGGCATATACCTCACTTTGAAAAAATGTTATATGATAATGGTCAGCTAGTCAGCTTATACTCAAAAGCTTTCCAAGCAACAAAAAATGAATTGTACGAAAGCACAGTTTATCATACGCTTAATTTTATTGAAAGAGAGCTTACAAGTAATGAAGGTGCTTTTTATTCTTCTTTAGATGCAGACAGTAACAATGCAAAAAACGAGTTAGAAGAAGGCGCTTACTATGTTTGGAAAAAGGAACATTTAAAAACTATTTTAGGTGATGATTTTAAATTATTTTCAGACTATTACAACATCAACAATTATGGTTTTTGGGAAAACAATAATTATGTACTTATAAGAAAAAGTAGTAATGCTGAGATTGCAAAAAAACACTCTATTTCAATTTCTAAATTAAAAGATAAAGTTACAACGTGGCAAAAATTACTTTTAAAAGAAAGAGGAAAAAGAGAAAAACCTAGATTAGACGATAAAACACTAACTTCATGGAATGCTCTTATGTTAAAGGGCTATATAGATGCCTACACTGTTTTTAATGAAAAACATTTTTTAGAGATTGCAGTTAAAAATGCTACATTTATTTACACCAAACAATTACAAGAAAACGGAAGTTTAAATCACAATTATAAAAATGGTAAAAGTACCATCAACGGCTATTTAGAAGATTATGCCACTGTAATTGATGCTTATATTGCATTATATGAAATTACTTTTAATGAATTGTGGTTAAACACGGCCAAACAATTAACCGATTATACATTTGATCATTTTTATGATGTAGAAAAGTCTATGTTTTATTTTACTTCAGATGAAGATACTAATTTAATTACTCGCAAAATGGAAATTGAGGATAATGTAATCCCTGCTTCAAACTCTATTATGGCGAAAAATCTATTCAAACTAAGTCATTACTACTCAAACAATTACTATTTAAAAGTGAGTAAACAAATGCTAGAAAACGTTAAGGAGAATACTCAACAATATGGATCTGGATATTCAAATTGGTTACAATTACTGGCAAATTATGTTGGAAATTATTATGAAGTTGCCATCTCTGGTAAAAATGCATTTGATAAAATAGTTGAACTAAACCAGAAGTACATTCCGAATAAATTAATTGCTGGTAGCACAAAAAAAAGTAACCTCCCATTAATGGAAGGTAGATACAACGAAAATGAAACACTTATTTATATTTGTGTTGATGGAGCGTGCCAACTCCCTGTTAACAACACTAAAGAAGCTTTAAATCAATTAAAAATTAAGTTTTAA
- a CDS encoding DUF1304 domain-containing protein, with product MKYLQIFFVALVAFEHLYFMILEMFFWDKPIGLKTFGLKLEDAKKTKTLAKNQGLYNGFLAAGLIWAIISDNNFKEIALFFLICVTIAGMYGAYTTQKIKLFFVQSIPALIGITLILLYK from the coding sequence ATGAAATATTTACAAATTTTCTTTGTTGCATTGGTTGCATTTGAACATCTTTATTTTATGATACTTGAAATGTTTTTTTGGGACAAACCTATAGGGTTAAAAACTTTTGGGTTAAAATTAGAAGATGCAAAAAAAACTAAAACACTAGCTAAAAACCAAGGGCTATACAATGGTTTTTTGGCTGCTGGACTTATTTGGGCTATTATAAGTGACAATAATTTTAAAGAAATAGCTCTTTTCTTCCTTATTTGTGTAACTATTGCAGGCATGTATGGAGCTTATACTACACAAAAAATAAAATTGTTTTTTGTGCAATCTATTCCTGCTTTAATTGGAATAACCTTAATCTTACTATATAAATAA
- the tsaB gene encoding tRNA (adenosine(37)-N6)-threonylcarbamoyltransferase complex dimerization subunit type 1 TsaB: MAYILNIETATKNCSVSIANNGETIALKELNSGEYSHAEKLHEFIEEVISKSEIELYDLKAVAVSKGPGSYTGLRIGVSAAKGLCFALDIPLISVDTLKTLALSVSITEGCIVPLLDARRMEVYSSVFDSENKKIREVKAEIITEDSFHNFLTKQKVYLVGDGVEKCKEVINHKNITFIDGKLPSANEMSMLSFKKYKNNDIEDVAYFEPFYLKDFIALKSKK; encoded by the coding sequence TTGGCATATATATTAAACATAGAAACAGCAACTAAAAATTGTTCAGTAAGTATTGCAAACAACGGAGAAACTATTGCTTTAAAAGAATTAAATAGTGGAGAATATTCACATGCTGAGAAATTGCATGAATTTATTGAAGAGGTAATTAGTAAAAGTGAAATAGAATTGTATGACTTAAAAGCTGTAGCAGTTAGCAAAGGGCCTGGATCATACACGGGCTTAAGAATTGGGGTTTCAGCAGCTAAAGGGTTGTGTTTTGCCTTAGATATTCCGTTAATATCGGTTGATACTTTAAAAACATTGGCATTATCAGTTTCAATTACTGAAGGTTGCATTGTTCCTTTATTAGATGCAAGACGAATGGAAGTTTACAGTAGTGTTTTTGATTCGGAAAATAAAAAAATAAGAGAAGTAAAGGCTGAAATAATTACTGAAGATTCATTTCATAATTTTTTAACAAAACAAAAAGTGTATTTAGTGGGTGATGGTGTTGAAAAATGTAAAGAAGTTATAAATCATAAAAATATAACTTTTATTGATGGTAAATTACCTTCAGCAAATGAAATGTCAATGCTTTCTTTTAAAAAGTATAAAAATAATGATATTGAGGATGTTGCGTATTTTGAACCTTTTTATTTAAAAGATTTTATTGCTTTAAAGTCAAAAAAATAA
- a CDS encoding TolC family protein yields the protein MRTKIVTALAFVFFITMNAQDKKWTLQECVNYALENNISVKRSELAIELKNEEIVNRKSGFYPTVSATTSQRLTFGSAQDRVTFRRVNATSHSTSVGINAGITIFNGFRIINQVEQSRIGLEASKYDLEKLKDDISLTVVNSYLNVLFNKENLKIAKSQIEVSQKQVSQVLRLVDAGVQPKSNLLEVEANLANDEQQVVTAQNSLDLALLDLAQTLQLDYVGFDIEDMVVNTPSELLMYDEALPIYKIALENRSEIKSAKLNVLSASKGIDIAKSGFLPTLSFNYNFGSAASFLDLASISNKAFFYQLDNNKNNSFSLSLNIPIFSGFRVKSNVNSAKINHEISQFNLEDTKLQLRKIIERAFMDAKAALKTYVAAEKNVASQELSFKNSQESYNLGVMTSFDFEQVKNRFLNAQSSLINAKYDFVFRTKVLDFYVGKSLID from the coding sequence ATGAGAACAAAAATTGTTACTGCCTTAGCATTTGTATTTTTTATAACTATGAATGCACAAGATAAAAAATGGACTCTACAAGAATGTGTTAATTATGCTTTAGAAAATAATATTTCGGTTAAAAGAAGTGAATTAGCTATTGAATTAAAAAATGAAGAAATTGTAAATAGGAAATCAGGTTTTTATCCTACAGTTTCAGCAACTACATCTCAAAGGTTAACTTTTGGTTCAGCACAGGACAGAGTAACTTTTAGAAGGGTTAACGCCACAAGTCACTCAACAAGTGTTGGTATTAATGCAGGGATAACAATTTTTAATGGTTTTAGAATTATAAATCAGGTTGAACAATCAAGAATAGGATTAGAAGCCAGCAAATATGATTTAGAAAAATTAAAAGATGATATTTCCTTAACAGTTGTTAATTCGTACTTAAATGTTTTATTTAACAAAGAAAATCTTAAAATTGCGAAGTCTCAAATAGAAGTTAGTCAAAAACAAGTAAGTCAAGTTTTAAGACTTGTTGATGCAGGTGTTCAACCTAAATCAAACTTATTAGAAGTAGAAGCAAATTTGGCAAATGATGAACAACAAGTTGTTACAGCTCAAAATTCGTTAGATTTAGCATTATTAGATTTAGCACAAACGCTACAGCTTGATTATGTGGGGTTTGATATTGAAGATATGGTTGTTAATACACCTTCTGAATTATTAATGTATGATGAAGCATTACCAATTTATAAAATTGCCCTTGAAAATAGAAGTGAGATAAAAAGTGCTAAATTAAATGTTTTAAGTGCTTCAAAAGGAATAGATATTGCGAAATCTGGGTTTTTGCCGACTTTATCTTTCAATTATAATTTTGGTTCAGCAGCTTCATTTTTAGATTTGGCATCAATTTCAAACAAAGCATTTTTCTATCAATTAGATAACAATAAAAATAATAGCTTTTCACTTTCATTAAACATCCCTATTTTTTCAGGATTTAGGGTTAAATCAAATGTGAATTCAGCTAAAATAAATCATGAAATAAGTCAATTTAATTTAGAAGATACAAAACTTCAATTGAGGAAAATTATTGAAAGAGCATTTATGGATGCAAAGGCAGCTTTAAAAACATACGTTGCTGCAGAGAAAAATGTAGCATCACAAGAACTGTCATTTAAAAACTCACAAGAGAGTTACAATTTAGGAGTTATGACTTCTTTTGATTTTGAGCAAGTTAAAAATAGATTTTTAAATGCACAATCATCATTAATTAATGCTAAATATGATTTTGTGTTTAGAACAAAAGTTTTAGATTTTTACGTAGGCAAATCTTTAATTGATTAA
- a CDS encoding DUF420 domain-containing protein — METTIKKYNKRIILLSILIPLVVAVLFGVKINVSLPVFLPPIYASINAFTAVLLIVAFWAIKNKKVELHKKLMKSAIVFSILFLVLYVVYHMTSNSTKFGGEGSLKTIYFIILISHIILSIVVIPFVLITFVRAITNNIRLHKQIAKITFPLWLYVTISGVIVYLMIAPYY; from the coding sequence ATGGAAACAACTATTAAAAAATATAACAAACGAATAATTCTTTTATCAATTCTAATTCCTTTGGTAGTTGCTGTTTTATTTGGTGTTAAAATTAATGTTTCTTTACCCGTTTTTTTACCCCCAATTTATGCGAGTATTAATGCATTTACAGCAGTATTGTTAATTGTAGCATTTTGGGCTATTAAAAATAAAAAAGTTGAATTACACAAAAAGTTAATGAAGAGTGCAATTGTGTTTTCTATATTATTTTTAGTTCTCTACGTTGTTTATCATATGACTTCTAATTCAACGAAGTTTGGTGGTGAAGGAAGTTTAAAAACCATATATTTCATCATTTTAATTTCGCATATAATATTGTCAATTGTAGTGATTCCGTTTGTGTTAATTACTTTTGTAAGAGCCATTACAAACAACATTAGACTTCATAAACAAATAGCCAAAATTACATTCCCTTTATGGTTGTATGTAACTATTAGTGGAGTAATTGTTTACCTAATGATAGCACCCTATTATTAA